From the Phyllobacterium sp. T1293 genome, the window AATCGCCGCCGCTTGGGAGCGCGGTGATATCGATGCGGCCTATGTGTGGGACCCGGCACTTGGCCAGATCAGGACCACCGGAAAAATCATTGTCGATTCGTCTAAAGTTGCCGAGTGGGGTGCGCCAACCTTTGATGCGTGGATCGTTCGCACGGAGTTTGCGGAAGCACATCCCGACGCGGTGCGCGACTTCGTCAAAGTAACCGGCGCTGCCTATGCGGACTATCTGGCCAAGCCGCAAGCGTGGTCGGCAACGTCAGCACAAGCCGAAAAGATCAGCCGCCTGACCGGGGCGAAGGTCGATGAGGTGCCATCGCTGTTGAAGGGGTATGTCTTCCCGCCATTGGCAGAACAGGCTTCCGCGAAGTTCCTCGGTGGCGACACGGTGAAAGCCATCGCAGCCACGTCGCAGTTTCTGAAAGAGCAGGGGAAGATCGATGCGGTTCTTCCTGATTATTCAAAATATGCAACGACAAAGTTCGTGGAGGCGGCGCTCGCATCGAACTGAGTTCAAAACGTTATAGCGCGGGGGCGTTCGTGCGTCCTTCCCCGTTTTCGCGGGCCCCTCTCCCCCGGATACCGGAAAGGCCACGAACGCCGCCGTTCAACCGGTGAAATTCATGGCACATCTCGTTCTCGATCATGTTTCGGTCCATTATGACGGTCAGGCCCAACCTGCGGTTACGCAGGCAAGTATTTCCGTCAAATCA encodes:
- the tauA gene encoding taurine ABC transporter substrate-binding protein, which encodes MFTRRHFLAATTILVSLGTFASAQAEDLKITIGYQTVVEPSKVPQADGVYEKTASAKIDWRKFDSGADVIAAVASGSVDIGYVGSSPLAAAASRELPIQTILVVGLIGESEALVARNGSNVSKIADLSGKKVAVPFVSTTHYSLLAALKHEGVDAKSVNILNLRPPEIAAAWERGDIDAAYVWDPALGQIRTTGKIIVDSSKVAEWGAPTFDAWIVRTEFAEAHPDAVRDFVKVTGAAYADYLAKPQAWSATSAQAEKISRLTGAKVDEVPSLLKGYVFPPLAEQASAKFLGGDTVKAIAATSQFLKEQGKIDAVLPDYSKYATTKFVEAALASN